In Populus alba chromosome 1, ASM523922v2, whole genome shotgun sequence, a single window of DNA contains:
- the LOC118045341 gene encoding uncharacterized protein, with translation MEGAQRVLVIQDASGEVSSSAIKWALHGLSLKPGDMLTLLGVLHLVNSPLGYRSRIDSSMFGVNQNIVDMEVAGKKIEYENHGELKELSQLYETHKVELKIEVATGPSPKEVGLKIAQDLKATWIILDRTMKKDRKYFLQKLSCGISRMKRNNSIEQLRGPEDSTEANQNERVRNICLSYDEMIPGSLEHQELFSIELLHPRQTEVIQPSQVEALTQSSGGDEVVVEEWQPEVTFKNSICNLCKIRRPHSGWIRHFTFEELQAATDGFSAKNTIYEGGIATACRGKLSNNLKIVVKQHKSSSHQGEMNFKSAVRLLKKARHDNVLMLLGSCTEPSVRLLVYEYACNGSVNHHISKHCPLPLTWTERMKVAMGAARGLDYLHKNNIIHGNMRTSNIALNHDFEPMLGDFGISTENPSDDIDFENGYVAPEYQENRKLSTRTDVYAFGVVLLELITGRNASDKKPGEKGLVKWARPFLKDKRLLEILDPRIDSSFDSEQLYWIGLVTQKCLCNDPKKRLTLDKVASALECITERKPCQVIQDLAAAKSYFYSTFEFNGFRRYDKSFKRDSFSVEIDDESRASSSFSFNSASFSRSPTSSVKSDKMWREKSGSRISYSEMLD, from the exons ATGGAAGGAGCTCAGAGGGTTTTGGTGATCCAAGATGCATCAGGGGAAGTTAGTTCAAGTGCCATCAAGTGGGCACTGCATGGGTTATCACTTAAGCCTGGAGATATGCTCACCCTTCTTGGTGTTCTTCACTTGGTCAATAGCCCTT TGGGATACAGAAGCAGAATAGACAGTTCCATGTTCGGAGTAAATCAGAACATTGTTGACATGGAAGTTGCAGGGAAGAAAATTGAGTACGAAAATCATGGGGAACTCAAGGAGCTATCCCAGCTGTATGAAACACACAAG GTTGAGTTGAAGATAGAGGTGGCTACAGGGCCTTCACCAAAGGAAGTTGGTTTAAAGATAGCTCAAGATTTGAAGGCAACATGGATTATACTTGACAG AACAATGAAGAAAGACAGAAAATACTTCCTCCAAAAGCTTTCGTGTGGGATATCAAGAATGAAACGCAACAACAGCATTGAACAATTGAGAGGACCAGAAGATTCTACAGAAGCCAATCAAAATGAAAGAGTACGCAACATATGTCTATCTTATGATGAAATGATTCCCGGATCCCTAGAGCATCAAGAGCTTTTCAGCATTGAACTTCTCCATCCAA GGCAAACAGAAGTCATTCAACCAAGCCAGGTTGAAGCACTAACACAGAGCAGCGGCGGAGATGAAGTGGTGGTGGAAGAATGGCAACCTGAAGTgacatttaaaaattcaatatgtAACCTTTGCAAGATTAGGCGACCGCATAGTGGATGGATAAGGCACTTCACGTTTGAAGAACTTCAAGCTGCTACAGATGGTTTTTCAGCAAAGAACACTATATATGAAGGTGGAATTGCTACTGCTTGCAGGGGTAAGCTAAGCAATAATCTGAAAATTGTTGTCAAGCAACACAAATCTTCAAGCCATCAAGGAGAAATGAATTTCAAATCAGCAGTCCGTCTGCTCAAGAAAGCTAGACATGACAATGTGCTCATGCTACTGGGATCCTGTACAGAACCAAGTGTCAGATTGCTTGTATACGAGTATGCATGCAATGGTTCAGTTAATCATCACATATCAA AGCACTGCCCCTTACCTTTGACATGGACAGAAAGGATGAAGGTAGCAATGGGTGCTGCTAGAGGTTTAGACTACCTGCATAAGAACAACATAATTCATGGAAACATGAGAACAAGTAACATTGCTCTAAATCATGATTTTGAACCAATG CTTGGAGATTTCGGCATCTCAACAGAAAATCCATCAGATGATATAGATTTTGAAAATGGATACGTAGCCCCAGAATATCAAGAAAACAGGAAACTTTCAACAAGGACAGATGTCTATGCCTTTGGCGTAGTCCTACTGGAGCTGATCACTGGCAGGAATGCTTCAGACAAGAAGCCAGGGGAGAAAGGTCTTGTGAAATGG GCAAGGCCATTTCTGAAAGACAAGAGGCTTCTTGAAATACTCGACCCCAGAATTGACAGCTCCTTTGATTCTGAACAGCTTTACTGGATTGGTCTAGTGACACAGAAATGTCTCTGTAACGATCCTAAGAAACGATTAACCTTGGATAAG GTGGCATCTGCGCTAGAATGCATAACAGAGAGAAAACCATGCCAAGTGATTCAAGATCTTGCTGCAGCCAAATCTTACTTCTACAGCACATTTGAATTCAATGGATTTCGAAGGTATGATAAATCATTTAAAAGAGACAGCTTCAGCGTAGAAATAGACGATGAAAGCCGAGCAAGCAGCTCATTTTCGTTTAATTCAGCAAGTTTCAGTAGGAGCCccacaagtagtgtgaagagtGACAAAATGTGGAGAGAGAAATCTGGAAGTAGAATATCTTATTCAGAAATGCTTGACTAA